The genome window ATTCCGGTCAAAACAAGAATTGTACCTGAACAAAAAAGACAGGATATGTATGGATTCCTTCGCACCCGGATCGCTGAAGGGAAACAGGCTTATATTGTCTGTCCGCTGGTGGAAGAGGATGAAGATGAAAGCAGCGAACTGCACAGCGCGAAAGCCCTGTTTGAAAAACTGAAGGATCATGAGATGAAGGGCCTCCGTATCGGCCTGACCTGGGGGTCGCAGAAACCGGCGGAAAAAGACAAGGTGCTGCATGACTTTGCGGCTGGATTGTTTGACGTCCTGGTATCCACAACTGTGATCGAGGTTGGTGTCAACAATCCAAACGCGACGATTATGATCATTGAAAACGCGGAACGGTACGGCCTGAGCCAGCTTCATCAGCTGAGGGGCAGGGTTGGACGCGGACAGGAGGAAAGCTGGTGCTTCCTGTTCGCGGAGCCTTCTGAAAAACTGAGGCTTTTCTGCTCCACAAATGACGGATTTGTGATTGCGCAGAAAGATCTGGAACTTCGCGGCCCCGGGGACCTTATCGGAACGCGTCAGTCAGGAGAACCGGGAAAACAGTTCCTGTTTGCCGATGTCCGTCTTCTGGACGAAGTGGCACAATGTGTCCAGCAGATAACACGAAATCCTTCCGACAAAGCGTTGCTTGATCAGATCAGGAATAACGCTGTACAGTTTTTCAGGGAAAAAGAATATAACGTTGCCCTTAACTAATCATCCATCAGTTCGGACAGAATGGCATTCTGGATATCCAGACCGCGTTCGGACATTCTCCATTGTTTTCCTTCATGGATGATCAGTCCGTTATCAACAAATGGCTTCAGCCTGTTTCCATAGCTCTCTTCCAGGGACACCTTATGCATCTTCATAAAGGTGTCTTCATTTATTCCTTCCGCCAGCCTGAACCCCAGCATAACGGACTCAAAACGAGCTTCCCGGCATGATATGATTTCATCAGGCGGAGAAATACGGTTCCGGATCATTGCGGCGTATTCCGGCCAGCTGTCAGGGTTGGTTTTCCGTATATAGGTTACACCGTCCGGAAGGGAACAAAGCCTGGTCATGGATGCGGCAGATATGCCAAGGCCGGTATACGGGACCTGTGTCCAGTAGCCGATATTATGAATACATTCAAAGCCGGGCGTGGCAAAATTGGATATCTCATAACGTTCAAGCCCCATTGACCTGAGGAAAGATACGGCGGAAGAGTACATATTTCTTTCCGTATCTGTATCCGGCAGCTGAAGACGGTTCAGCCGCAGATCCTCATAAAGCGGCGTGCCTTCCTCCGGAATCAGTCCATACGCACTGATATGAGCCGGTTTCAGTTCAACCGCCGCCCTAAGCGTTTCTATCCAGTTTTCCTCTGTCTGGGAAGGAATACCGAAGATGAGATCGAGATTGATATTCGTTATACCGGATTGCCTTGCCAGTTCCACAGAACGGATAACATCCTCCTGATGATGAATCCTTCCGAGGATCAGAAGCAATGAATCCTGGGCAGCCTGCATTCCGAAAGAGAGACGGTTTATTCCAAGTTCACAGGCATTGTCAAGCCAGGCCTTCGTGACTGTTCCGGGGTTGGCTTCCGATGTGAACTCTGATACGCTGCTGAAATCATATATGGAATCAAGTCCGTGGATCAGTCTGCTGAACAGCCGGGGAGGAAGAAGGGAAGGCGTTCCGCCGCCGATATAAACGGTTCGGACCGGTTCCTCTGCTTCATCCGCACGCCATTCCGCCTCCTTCAGAAGAAGATCGATGTATGCTTCATAGTCAGATTCTTTCTCTGTGAAAGAAACAAATGAACAGTAGCGGCATTTTTTCCTGCAGAAGGGGATGTGGACATATAATTCCATGCTTTTTCCCTCAGCAATCCGGTGTTGTAATCCTGTGCGGAAGCCAGATTGATAATTCTGATATGATCCTGTTTCAGCGCGTAGCGGACTGTGGAAGCGGTTCCTCCCCGCATATGATAGAGGTAACATATGCACAGGGAGGAACGGTCAGCCATATACCTGTTTCTTGTGAGCATAACACCCTGAAAATAGCAGGGGGAAAGAACTGTTTTTTCATCAGCCTGTTCGAGGATCCTACTGTATATTTCCCTGTCTTTATCATGCCAGCGGTCTGCCTGCATTTCACAGGGAATGGCCAGGGAGAGAATCATATCCGGATACTTTTTTTTCAGCTGAAGCACCTGTAAGGCGGCAAGGGTGTCAAAACCAAGGGCGCATCCGCAGATAAAACGCCTGTAACCATCGTTATATGCCATGACAACAGCGTCAGCAATGCGCTGCTGAATATGTGCTTTTTCATCGGCAGGAAGGTATCTGTGACCTGTAAAAAAGGCTGTTTCACGGATTCCTTCCGGCAGGAGATCATGTTCCCTGTCCATATGTCAGTCCATTTTAAGAACAGCAAGGAAGGCTTCGCTGGGCACCTGGACGGTACCGAACTGACGCATGCGTTTTTTACCTTCCTTCTGTTTTTCGAGCAGCTTTTTCTTGCGGGTAATATCTCCACCGTAACATTTGGCAAGAACATCCTTGCGTATGGCCTTAACGGTTTCGCGCGCAATCACTTTTCCGCCGATGGCAGCCTGAATCGGGATTTCAAACATCTGGCGTGGAATAACATCCTTCAGCTTTTCAGCGATGCCCCGTCCGCGGGCATAGGCTTTTTCACGGTGGACAATGATGGAGAAAGCATCGCAGATTTCTCCGTTAAGCAGGATATCCAGTTTTACAAGATCACTGGGACGGTAATCCTTCAGCTCATAATCAAAGGAAGCGTAGCCGCGGCTCCTGCTTTTGATCTGGTCGAAGAAATCAAAGATGATCTCGTTGAGAGGCATGTCATAATTCAGCTTGACACGGGTGCCTTCATACTGCATATCAATGAAAATGCCGCGTTTATCCTGACAAAGCTCCATCAGAGTGCCTACATATTCCTGCGGAGTATAGATTGTGGCGTGGACAAAAGGTTCTTCCATTTCGGCGATTTCACCGACCGGAGGCAGATTGGTGGGATTGTCAATCATCAGTTCGGTTCCGTTTGTTTTAATCACACGGTAAATAACACTCGGCGCAGTTGTGACAAGATTCAGGTCAAATTCGCGTTCCAGGCGTGTGGTAATAATATCCATATGCAGCAGGCCGAGGAATCCGCAGCGGAAACCGTATCCAAGGGCAACGGATGTTTCCGGCTCAAAGGACAGGGAAGCGTCATTCATTCTCAGTTTTTCAAGGGCGTCCTTGAGCGCCGGATAATCAGCACCGTCAGCAGGATAAATACCGCAGTAAACCATCGGAGTCACATTGCGGTAGCCCGGCAGGGGTTCCGAAGCCGGGCGCGCCGCGTCGGTAATAGTGTCGCCGACACGTGTGTCACGCACATCCTTGATGGAAGCGGAAACATAACCGACGTCCCCGGCCTTCAGCTCATCGCAGGGCCTGTAACCGGGATCGAAGGTACCTACCTCCACGACGTCAAATTCACTGCCGGTAGCCATCATACGCATTTTCATTCCGGGACGGATCGTTCCGTCCATAATCCGTATAAAGCAGATGGCACCGCGATAATTATCATAGTAGGCATCAAAAATCAATGCCTTGAGGGGAGCGTCCGGATCTCCCTGCGGGGCGGGAATATGATTGACGATCGCTTCAAGAACATCTTCCACATTCAGGCCTGTTTTGGCTGAAATCAGAGGGGCATAGCTGGCGTCCAGGCCGATTACATCTTCTATTTCCTGCCTTACTTCCTCAGGACGGGCAGAAGGAAGATCGATTTTATTGATGACAGGGATGGTTTCCAGATTATGTTCCAGAGCCATGTAGACATTGGCAAGGGTCTGCGCCTCAATGCCCTGGGTTGCGTCAACAACGAGCAGGGCGCCTTCGCAGGCGGCCAGCGCGCGGCTGACTTCATAGGTGAAGTCCACATGGCCGGGAGTGTCGATCAGGTTCAGGATATAGTCTTTACCGTCTTTCGCGCGATAGGTCATATGAACAACTTTGCTTTTGATAGTTATGCCGCGTTCCCGTTCCAGTTCCATGCTGTCAAGGATCTGTTCAACCATTTCACGCTTCTCAAAAACACCGGTTTTTTCAAGGATCCTGTCTGCGAGAGTGCTTTTGCCATGGTCGATATGTGCCACAATACAGAAATTGCGGACATGATTCATATTATTGTTCATGAGCACCTCCGGAAGGATGTGCTTTATGTCCGAGCTTGTTTTCATTTCCGTGAATCAGCCGATCAATATTGGCATGGTGCCTTGCGATGCACATAACCATCAGAATAAAGGTCCATACAATGACGCATGCGTTGCAGGAACTGAAGAAAAAAGACAGGATAAAGAAAGTGACAACAAGCAGCATGCTGCCTACAGAGATATACCTGAAAAGAGCAATGACCGCAACGGTCAGCGCTATACACAGAAGAGCGGGAAGGGGAAAACAGTAAAGCATCACACCGCCGGTTGTGGCAACGCCTTTTCCTCCGCGGAAATGAAAGAAAACAGGCCAGTTATGGCCGATCACGCAGAACAGACCAGCCAGCATGGCCGCGAAATGGCTTCCTGTAAACAATTCAGCGATTGCACAGGCTGCTATGCCTTTCAGGCCGTCAATCAGGAATGTGATGATACCGTATTTCCAGCCCATGGTCCGCTGAACGTTGCTGGCTCCGGTACTTTTGCTGCCAACGGTATGGAGATCAGGTCCCTTGGCCAGCGTGGATGTGATAATGCCTCCGGAAATGGAACCCAGCAGGTAACCGAGCAGACAGCATATAATGTAAAGGATTTCCCTGGGCATGAAAATCAATCCTCCTTTTTCTTTTCCCGCAGGATAAAGCGGATCGGAGTTCCTTCCAGATTGAAGGATTTCCTGAAGAAATTCTCCAGATACCTTTCGTATGCGAAGAACATCAGCTTTTCTTCATTGACAAACAGCACGAAAGAAGGCGGCTGTACTCCACCCTGTGTTGCATAGTAGATTCTCAGGCGTTTTCCGCCCTGGACAGGAGGCTGAAGAGCGTTAACCGCGTCATTCAGCACATCATTCAGGACACCGGTTGTGATCCTGCGGCAGGCGGTTTCATATACTTCCTTCACCTTGTCCAGGATCTGACCCACACGCTGGCCGGATTTGGCGGAAATAAACAAAACGGGAGCATAAGTCATGAATTTCAGGTCATCCAGCACCTGTTTTTTATACTTTTCATAGGTGCCGGTTTCCTTGTCAAGCATATCCCATTTGTTCACAATGACGATAACGGCCTTGCCTTCATCGTGAATCAGACCGGCGATTTTTGTATCCTGTTCCGTCACACCGTCATTCGCGTCAATCAGAAGCAGTGCCACATCACAGCGCCTGATGGCGGCAATGGACCGGAGCACGCTGTATCTTTCCAGCGTTTCATCCTCCACGGAACGCTTCCTGCGGATTCCGGCGGTATCAATGATGTTATAGACAGTACCATCTTCAGCGGTATACAGGGAATCGATAGCGTCCCGTGTGGTACCGGCTATATCGGATACCATCGTACGGTTTTCTCCCAGCAGCCGGTTGGTCAGGGAACTTTTGCCAACGTTCGGCCGGCCGACAATCGCAAGCTGGATGGGCTTTGCTTCATCGTCTGTGTTATCCGCGTCCTCCGGGAACAGTTCGATCATACGGTCCAGCAGATCACCGAACCCGAGCATATTCACGCTGCTGATACCGATGGGATCCCCGAGACCCAGTTCGTAAAACTCGTAAAGATTATCATTCAGGTCAAGATAATCCACTTTGTTGACAACAAGCAGTACCGGCTTGGTGGTTTTACGGAGCATGTTGGCAACGTCTTTATCATCTTCTGTCAGACCGTCTCTCGCGTCCGTAAAAAAGCATATCACATCGGCGAGATCCATTGCGATTTCAGCCTGCTCCCGCATCTGGCTGAGGAGAACGTCATCGCTTCTCGGATCAATACCGCCTGTGTCAATCAGCGTAAAATTATGTCCAAGCCACTCAGCATCAGCGGTGATCCTGTCCCGGGTAACACCGGGCATATCATCAACGATGCTGATCCGTTTACCGGCCATTTTATTGAAAAAGGTGGATTTGCCGACATTCGGACGGCCGACAATTGCGACAAGCGGTTTAGCCATTTTCTTCCTCCAATCCCCACAGGGCACGGATCAGCGATTCTCCGTTGTTCTGTACAACCCTGATCGGTTTTCCAAGTTCCCTGCGCACATCTTCCAGGGTCGTTTCGTCCAGAAACATATCTGTCTGCGCGCGCAGCATTGTATCGCATATCAGTATTTCGTCACAGGGAATGCCTTTCAGGGCGTCAATGAGATCACGCCCAACAATCAGGCCTGTAACGGTAATGGTTTCTCCAAAAAACCTGTTTTTGACCGCTTTTACCTCTACAGATGTTCCTTTCGGCGCATACCGGCTGACCAGCTTTTCGATATACGGACGGGCAGAAACACCTGTCGGGATAAGCAGATGCCGATTTAGTGAGCTTTCAGGAAAACCATCAGAAAACAGAAATTCATAAGATTCCTCACATTCCTGCTCCAGCAGCCGGAGCATGCCTACGCCGTTTTCAATCTGCGGATAATCCTCATATGCTGTATGATCCGGTATGGGTTCATTACAGATACAGTAGAATTCATCGGACGCAAATACAAAACGGGTTCCGAATTCCTCAAGGTATTTTTCCTGGTATCCCTTTACAAAGTCAATCAGCTTTTTGGCGGATACAGCATCAAATCCCTTCAGGTCAGCAAGGCCATCCCTGTGTTTGGTCAGTCCGACCGGAACAATGGCAAGGGACTGGGAGGAGGGATATAAAGAGGCGAGATCCGTAATGGTCTTCCGCAGGATTTCCCCGTCATTGACACCCGGGCAGAGCACAACCTGGCAATGGAACTGCAGACCGTTTTCCTTCAGGCGTCTGAGCCTGTCCATCAGGTTTCCGGCGTGACGGTTGCTGAGCATCACGCAGCGTGTCTGAGGATCGGTTGCCTGGACGGAAATGAAGAGAGGGGAGGCCTTTCGTTCAATGATGCGGTTAAACTCTTCATCATTAACGTTGGTGAGCGTTACATAATTGCCCATCATCAGGCTCAGCCGCCAGTCGTCATCCTTGACATAGAGCGTATCGCGCATTCCCTGAGGCAGCTGGTCGATAAAACAGAAAAGACACCGGTTTCGGCAGTGGCGGGGTTTCATGGATTCGGTTTCATCCAGGCTCAGTCCCAGCGGAGTCCATTCTGATTTACGAATCGTATAATCACAGGGAACGCCTTCGTGTTCAATCCTGACCCTGAGGCAGGTGCCGGTGGAAAGGGCCTGATAGTCAATCTCGTCAGCGATCGGTGTGTCATTAATGGATACAATCCGGTCATCAGGCTGTATACCGGCTTTTTCAGCGGGCGAACCAGCGGAAACAGCATGAATTCTGACAGACAAAACCAACACCTCATCCCCGTAATATACCATATTATATTATGCTTGTATCATTTCGCCTTG of Aristaeella lactis contains these proteins:
- the hemW gene encoding radical SAM family heme chaperone HemW produces the protein MELYVHIPFCRKKCRYCSFVSFTEKESDYEAYIDLLLKEAEWRADEAEEPVRTVYIGGGTPSLLPPRLFSRLIHGLDSIYDFSSVSEFTSEANPGTVTKAWLDNACELGINRLSFGMQAAQDSLLLILGRIHHQEDVIRSVELARQSGITNINLDLIFGIPSQTEENWIETLRAAVELKPAHISAYGLIPEEGTPLYEDLRLNRLQLPDTDTERNMYSSAVSFLRSMGLERYEISNFATPGFECIHNIGYWTQVPYTGLGISAASMTRLCSLPDGVTYIRKTNPDSWPEYAAMIRNRISPPDEIISCREARFESVMLGFRLAEGINEDTFMKMHKVSLEESYGNRLKPFVDNGLIIHEGKQWRMSERGLDIQNAILSELMDD
- a CDS encoding SLOG family protein → MDREHDLLPEGIRETAFFTGHRYLPADEKAHIQQRIADAVVMAYNDGYRRFICGCALGFDTLAALQVLQLKKKYPDMILSLAIPCEMQADRWHDKDREIYSRILEQADEKTVLSPCYFQGVMLTRNRYMADRSSLCICYLYHMRGGTASTVRYALKQDHIRIINLASAQDYNTGLLREKAWNYMSTSPSAGKNAATVHLFLSQRKNLTMKHTSIFF
- the lepA gene encoding translation elongation factor 4 — its product is MNNNMNHVRNFCIVAHIDHGKSTLADRILEKTGVFEKREMVEQILDSMELERERGITIKSKVVHMTYRAKDGKDYILNLIDTPGHVDFTYEVSRALAACEGALLVVDATQGIEAQTLANVYMALEHNLETIPVINKIDLPSARPEEVRQEIEDVIGLDASYAPLISAKTGLNVEDVLEAIVNHIPAPQGDPDAPLKALIFDAYYDNYRGAICFIRIMDGTIRPGMKMRMMATGSEFDVVEVGTFDPGYRPCDELKAGDVGYVSASIKDVRDTRVGDTITDAARPASEPLPGYRNVTPMVYCGIYPADGADYPALKDALEKLRMNDASLSFEPETSVALGYGFRCGFLGLLHMDIITTRLEREFDLNLVTTAPSVIYRVIKTNGTELMIDNPTNLPPVGEIAEMEEPFVHATIYTPQEYVGTLMELCQDKRGIFIDMQYEGTRVKLNYDMPLNEIIFDFFDQIKSRSRGYASFDYELKDYRPSDLVKLDILLNGEICDAFSIIVHREKAYARGRGIAEKLKDVIPRQMFEIPIQAAIGGKVIARETVKAIRKDVLAKCYGGDITRKKKLLEKQKEGKKRMRQFGTVQVPSEAFLAVLKMD
- the plsY gene encoding glycerol-3-phosphate 1-O-acyltransferase PlsY is translated as MPREILYIICCLLGYLLGSISGGIITSTLAKGPDLHTVGSKSTGASNVQRTMGWKYGIITFLIDGLKGIAACAIAELFTGSHFAAMLAGLFCVIGHNWPVFFHFRGGKGVATTGGVMLYCFPLPALLCIALTVAVIALFRYISVGSMLLVVTFFILSFFFSSCNACVIVWTFILMVMCIARHHANIDRLIHGNENKLGHKAHPSGGAHEQ
- the der gene encoding ribosome biogenesis GTPase Der, whose protein sequence is MAKPLVAIVGRPNVGKSTFFNKMAGKRISIVDDMPGVTRDRITADAEWLGHNFTLIDTGGIDPRSDDVLLSQMREQAEIAMDLADVICFFTDARDGLTEDDKDVANMLRKTTKPVLLVVNKVDYLDLNDNLYEFYELGLGDPIGISSVNMLGFGDLLDRMIELFPEDADNTDDEAKPIQLAIVGRPNVGKSSLTNRLLGENRTMVSDIAGTTRDAIDSLYTAEDGTVYNIIDTAGIRRKRSVEDETLERYSVLRSIAAIRRCDVALLLIDANDGVTEQDTKIAGLIHDEGKAVIVIVNKWDMLDKETGTYEKYKKQVLDDLKFMTYAPVLFISAKSGQRVGQILDKVKEVYETACRRITTGVLNDVLNDAVNALQPPVQGGKRLRIYYATQGGVQPPSFVLFVNEEKLMFFAYERYLENFFRKSFNLEGTPIRFILREKKKED
- a CDS encoding DUF512 domain-containing protein, with product MSVRIHAVSAGSPAEKAGIQPDDRIVSINDTPIADEIDYQALSTGTCLRVRIEHEGVPCDYTIRKSEWTPLGLSLDETESMKPRHCRNRCLFCFIDQLPQGMRDTLYVKDDDWRLSLMMGNYVTLTNVNDEEFNRIIERKASPLFISVQATDPQTRCVMLSNRHAGNLMDRLRRLKENGLQFHCQVVLCPGVNDGEILRKTITDLASLYPSSQSLAIVPVGLTKHRDGLADLKGFDAVSAKKLIDFVKGYQEKYLEEFGTRFVFASDEFYCICNEPIPDHTAYEDYPQIENGVGMLRLLEQECEESYEFLFSDGFPESSLNRHLLIPTGVSARPYIEKLVSRYAPKGTSVEVKAVKNRFFGETITVTGLIVGRDLIDALKGIPCDEILICDTMLRAQTDMFLDETTLEDVRRELGKPIRVVQNNGESLIRALWGLEEENG